One part of the Epinephelus fuscoguttatus linkage group LG12, E.fuscoguttatus.final_Chr_v1 genome encodes these proteins:
- the LOC125898122 gene encoding short transient receptor potential channel 2-like produces the protein MENLTPEQWREIMNRKMRFPPELISAIQEGKIELLCGLLKTGDGIIRQLDESEDRQWREALNLSIRLGNESCMDALLQGVKFDFRQIHEALLVAVDTNQPRVVKRLLDRLDQEKGNKMDVRSFSQAIFDHSIDNSQFAPGVTPLTLACQKDLYDIVTMLTQKGHVIPWPHKISCACLECRNGRQYDLLKFSLSRINTYRGIASRAYLSITSDDAMLQAFGLSRELRKLSQKEPEFKPQYLSLEELCQEFAVELLGMCRNQSEVTTILNSCGDESQDALDEQAFEEGIPNLSRLRLAVNYNQKQFVAHPICQQVLSSIWCGNLAGWRGSRTAWKLFVSVGIFLTMPLLCLVYWIAPKSKPGKLLKIPVIKFLLHSASYLWFLITLLGESITMEIYRDRFASRQQDILHSSFHMVWVVGFFWYECKEVWIEGLRSYFLDWWNCLDMMVLSMYLASFALRVLIMLKGHFLCRDHNGTEECIYFTQTVRDDWHQEDPQLIAEVLFAVTSMLSFTRLAYILPAHESLGTLQISIGKMIDDMMRFMFILMIIGTAFLCGINNVYVPYVISPHLGKFNETFHFLFWTMFGVANQDYVDMPQFVLAEFVGRILYGIFTLVIVIVLLNMLIAMITNSFQKIEDDADVEWKFARSKLYLSYFREGLTMPVPFNIIPSPKAFFYILRGIFRRICCCCTCNSETKYPPIASMTNGKESEDSQLPYRQQVIRALVQRYIESARREFEETKRKDIGNRITELTKTVSRMRSDMKVVQQLLMDDGHTGSEALTKDGSSFLGKYIIGAKNNFRGFNSKQDDINPSLKVTVHHREDGVDKEKVYSDTEQESDTQQNQIGECAAEESKQVTDCDVVKMEEGRAKMELGDKKETEPKEQVEADKNENTDNEVREEVVAVTSFTPVEEKIKAEGTQDEAEKRREGEILTDAKEGEKHKETTPEQAQSIKVNSEKTDTKTVANRMKDVELQEKKVEAKWMKGKKFERDAAEKSIVRESNVKPGANKMIPSPTGSSSSQDTGFGSQEGEGSIDGTLVRP, from the exons ATGGAAAACCTCACG CCGGAGCAATGGCGCGAGATCATGAACAGGAAGATGCGCTTCCCTCCAGAGCTCATCAGTGCCATTCAGGAGGGGAAAATAGAGCTGCTGTGTGGACTGTTGAAGACCGGTGATGGCATCATCCGCCAGCTGGATGAGTCTGAGGATCGTCAGTGGAGAGAGGCCCTCAACTTGTCCATCCGCCTGGGCAATGAGAGTTGTATGGACGCCCTCTTGCAGGGGGTCAAGTTTGACTTCCGGCAGATTCACGAGGCGCTGCTAGTCGCTGTAGACACCAACCAGCCCAGAGTGGTGAAGCGGCTGCTGGACCGCCTGGACCAAGAGAAGGGCAACAAGATGGACGTACGCTCCTTCTCTCAGGCCATCTTTGACCACTCTATTGACAACTCCCAGTTTGCCCCTGGTGTGACTCCTCTGACCTTAGCCTGCCAGAAAGACCTGTATGATATAGTCACCATGCTCACTCAAAAAGGTCACGTCATCCCATGGCCGCATAAGATATCCTGTGCTTGCCTGGAATGTCGTAACGGCCGGCAGTATGACCTACTGAAGTTCTCCTTGTCCCGTATCAACACCTACCGTGGCATCGCCAGCCGTGCCTACCTGTCCATCACCTCTGATGACGCCATGCTCCAAGCTTTCGGTCTCAGCAGAGAGCTCCGCAAGCTCTCACAAAAAGAGCCAGAGTTCAAG CCTCAGTACCTGAGCCTGGAGGAGCTTTGTCAGGAGTTTGCCGTTGAGTTGCTGGGCATGTGTCGCAACCAGAGCGAAGTGACCACCATCTTGAACAGCTGTGGAGACGAGAGCCAGGATGCCTTAGACGAGCAGGCCTTTGAGGAGGGAATCCCCAACCTGTCACGTCTGCGGCTCGCTGTCAACTACAACCAGAAGCAG tttGTGGCCCACCCAATCTGCCAGCAGGTGCTGTCATCTATCTGGTGTGGGAACCTGGCAGGctggagaggcagcaggacgGCGTGGaagttgtttgtctctgtggggatcTTTCTCACCATGCCCCTCCTCTGCCTCGTCTACTGGATCGCACCCAAGTCAAAG CCAGGAAAGTTGCTAAAGATTCCTGTGATCAAGTTTCTCCTCCACTCAGCCTCATATCTGTGGTTTCTCATCACATTACTCGGAGAATCAATAACGATGGAGATATATCGAGACAGATTTGCTTCACGACAGCAGGACATCCTGCACAGCTCCTTCCACATGGTGTGGGTGGTTG GATTCTTCTGGTATGAGTGTAAGGAAGTGTGGATCGAGGGGCTGCGGAGTTACTTCCTGGACTGGTGGAACTGCTTGGACATGATGGTGCTCAGCATGTACCTCGCGTCCTTCGCATTGCGCGTGCTTATCATGCTCAAAGGTCACTTCCTCTGCCGTGATCATAACGGCACAGAGGAGTGTATCTACTTCACTCAGACTG TGCGTGACGACTGGCATCAGGAGGACCCCCAGCTGATTGCGGAGGTGCTGTTTGCAGTGACCAGCATGCTGAGCTTCACACGGCTGGCGTACATCCTGCCAGCCCATGAGTCTCTGGGAACTTTGCAGATCTCCATTGGGAAGATGATTGATGATATGATGAG atttatgtttatattgatGATCATTGGAACGGCCTTCCTCTGTGGCATCAACAATGTCTATGTTCCTTACGTCATCTCTCCACATCTTGGCAA GTTTAATGAGACCTTCCACTTCTTATTCTGGACCATGTTTGGTGTGGCCAACCAGGACTACGTGGACATGCCGCAGTTTGTGTTGGCAGAGTTTGTCGGAAGGATTCTATACGGCATCTTCACACTGGTCATTGTCATCGTCCTGCTCAACATGCTTATTGCTATGATCACCAACTCCTTTCAGAAAATTGAG gatGACGCAGATGTCGAGTGGAAATTTGCCAGGTCAAAGCTGTACCTCAGTTACTTCAGAGAAGGCCTTACCATGCCAGTGCCCTTCAACATCATCCCCTCACCCAAAGCTTTCTTTTACATCTTGAG GGGTATCTTTAGAcgaatctgctgctgctgcacgtgTAATTCTGAGACAAAATATCCCCCTATTGCCTCTATG aCTAACGGTAAGGAATCTGAAGACAGCCAGTTACCTTACCGGCAGCAGGTGATCAGAGCTCTGGTGCAACGCTACATTGAGTCAGCTCGCAGGGAGTTTGAGGAGACCAAGAGGAAAG ATATCGGTAATCGGATCACTGAGCTGACCAAAACAGTCAGCAGGATGCGCAGTGATATGAAGGTGGTCCAGCAGCTTCTGATGGATGATGGGCACACTGGAAGCGAGGCACTGACCAAGGATGGCTCCTCCTTTCTGGGGAAATACATCATTGGTGCCAAGAACAATTTCAGAGGTTTTAACAGCAAGCAAGATGACATAAATCCATCACTTAAAGTGACAGTGCACCACAGAGAGGATGGGGTGGATAAAGAAAAGGTTTACTCAGATACAGAACAGGAGTCAGACACACAACAGAATCAGATCGGGGAATGTGCAGCAGAGGAGTCAAAGCAGGTAACAGACTGTGATGTGGTGAAAATGGAGGAAGGCAGAGCTAAAATGGAGCTCGGAGACAAAAAGGAGACTGAGCCAAAAGAGCAGGTGGAAgcagacaaaaatgaaaatactgatAATGAAGTGAGAGAGGAAGTGGTGGCAGTGACAAGTTTTACTCCtgtagaagaaaaaataaaagctgaagGCACACAGGATGAGGCAGAAAAAAGAAGGGAAGGAGAGATTCTCACAGACGCAAAGGAGggtgaaaaacacaaagaaacaaccCCCGAGCAAGCTCAAAGCATCAAAGTCAACAGtgaaaagacagacacaaagacagtggCAAACAGGATGAAAGATGTAgagctgcaagaaaaaaaagtggaggCAAAATGGATGAAGGGCAAAAAGTTTGAGCGTGATGCAGCAGAGAAGTCCATTGTCAGGGAGAGCAACGTGAAACCTGGAGCCAATAAAATGATTCCCTCACcaacaggcagcagcagctcacaggACACAGGCTTTGGTTCACAAGAAGGGGAGGGATCAATTGATGGGACATTAGTGAGACCATAA